Genomic window (Fretibacterium sp. OH1220_COT-178):
GGAGGACAGAAGCAGGAAGTCCTCCGCCACGATCTCCACACGCCCCGTCTTGAGGGAGGGATTCTCGGTCCCCTCGGGCCGAGTGCGAAGCCGGCCCTTCACGGCGATGCAATATTCACTCCTGAGGTCCCCCGCGCGCGCGTGGACATCCCCCGCTTCGGGATCGAAGACCACCTGAACGGAGCCGCTGTAATCCCAGAGTTCCAAAAAGATGATGCCTCCCAAATCACGGCGGCGGCGAACCCAGCCGTTGGCCCTTACCGAACTGCCGATCTCGACCGCCCCGAAATCCCCGCACCGCGAAGACCGCTGCCAGGATTTATCGAAAAAATCCGTCCGCATTCCCTCCAGCTCCTTCTCATTGGAAAACAACATACGATCGAGCCGCCTCCGTCCTCATCTTATGCCCGTTCCCGGGCCAGTATCCCCCAGAGCTCCTCGTGCATATCCGTCCGACAGGCCCCCCGAGGTTCCACAAAACGTCCTATAATTTTTGAATCGATGCCTTCATGGGCGAGGCAGGCTCGGGCTTCCTCCGCGCCATCGGGCGGCAGGGCCGCCACCAACATCCCCGAGGAAATCAGGTGCAGGGGATCGAAGCCGATTGCGGTGGCAGCCCGGCGCGTGAGGGGCGAAACCGGGATCGCGTCAAAGTCCAGCGCGATGCCGAGCCCGCAGGCATTGCGTATCTCCAGCAAGCCCCCCTCCAAGCCTCCCTCGGTCGGATCGTGCAGATAGCGCGCGAAGTCCCGAAGCAGGCGGGCCTCCCGGACGACCGACAGGTCCCCCTGCCAGGACCGCACCTCCTCCAACTCGGAGGGCTCGAGGCAAGACAAAAGATCCGGCCTGTCATGGGCCAGGATGGACATCCCCTCCAGTCCGGCGTGCCCGGTCACCAGGACGAGATCTCCCTCCTCGATCCGATCGGCACTCAGGATACGACGCGAGGGACCCAGCATGGTCCCCACGATGACCGGCCTGTCGTAGCGGTCCGTCAGTTCCGTGTGCCCTCCGACAACGGCAATGCCCATATCCGCGCAGGTCTCGTGCACCTCAGCCATGATGCGCTCAATCAAGGGCAACCCCTCGTTTGAGGGAACGATGAGCGTAACGATCAACCAAGCGGGGTCCGCCCCCTTGCAGGCGACATCGTTGGCATTGATGTGCACCAAAAGGCGTCCCGCACCGACGGTGGCTCCCACCACGGGATCCGACGCCGCGACGAGATAGGGAGCGTCTGACCACTGGATCACCGCCGCATCCTCCCCCAGACCGCCGCCGACTGGGACGTCGGGGCGTGGCGCGCCGGAGTAGCGCAGCACCCCCTGCAAAAGCAGGTCGGGCGGCAATTTTCCCACGATCGTCTTCTCGCTTTCCAGCATGGCACCCTTCCTCCTAAGCCACAAATCGCACACCGTCTTCACACCCGGACGGAAAACTGCAGGCCGCTCTCTCGTTCAAGCATTTTAACACCCGACAAGACGACACGCATCCAGAAATCGCCGAAGCCCGGCTTCGGGCATACAGGATAAGACGGGGACCCCTTCCGCCCAGGGCGGAGGGCTCCCCGTTTGCCGTCCACGCGGCCGCGGGCCGCGAAAAGCGCCGTTCGATCGTCAGGACAAAAGCGTCAGCATGACTCCCGCGGCGACGGCCGTGCCGATGACCCCAGCCACGTTGGGCCCCATGGCGTGCATCAGGAGATAATTGCCCGGATTTTCGGCCTGCGCCACGCGTTGAACCACGCGGGCCGCCATGGGGACTGCGGACACCCCCGCCGAGCCGATCATGGGATTGATCCGCCCGCCCGTGAGCACCTTCATGAGCTGGCCGCAAAGCACGCCGCCGGCGGTGCTGAAGATGAAGGCCACCAGCCCAAGCA
Coding sequences:
- a CDS encoding AIR synthase related protein, which translates into the protein MLESEKTIVGKLPPDLLLQGVLRYSGAPRPDVPVGGGLGEDAAVIQWSDAPYLVAASDPVVGATVGAGRLLVHINANDVACKGADPAWLIVTLIVPSNEGLPLIERIMAEVHETCADMGIAVVGGHTELTDRYDRPVIVGTMLGPSRRILSADRIEEGDLVLVTGHAGLEGMSILAHDRPDLLSCLEPSELEEVRSWQGDLSVVREARLLRDFARYLHDPTEGGLEGGLLEIRNACGLGIALDFDAIPVSPLTRRAATAIGFDPLHLISSGMLVAALPPDGAEEARACLAHEGIDSKIIGRFVEPRGACRTDMHEELWGILARERA